A window of the Tunturibacter empetritectus genome harbors these coding sequences:
- a CDS encoding outer membrane protein assembly factor BamD, translating to MTKRSFFPTLKAGTLAGVAIASLIFGSLAAQAQVTGSSQTTTDANGQQHESVTLSATPPDKKGKVVQSKDTKKEFRKEKAMKPAEKPDAKLPDKVLYDKAVDATKRGHFDVARLDLQTLLNTYPDSQYQMKAKLAIGDSWYKEGGTAALTQAEQEYKDFITFFPNAPEAAEAQMRVGDIYFRQMDKPDRDYAKATHAEEEYRLMLQQFPESTLVPQAKQRLREVQEVMATREANIAAFYGTHNNYPATIARYQTVVDTYPQYSHMDDVLVGLGDAYEAEARFVRSMKLPEAGKARLEKIYDDQAISAYSRVVLEHSASPHVEDARDRLDAMNVKIPQPTPEQVAASVALENSRRQYRLQDRARLLVLHQPDVVMAARDGEPTLADPTPTIAPHVVNQIKTDFNESLNPNAPATGGALTAKPATTTDAAPATAPAGPAAPAAPLTLSDVPAADAGAASGASSTTSISGATPTPPASSGNVINGVEILNSGASGTTVPADGGLKAVGPTNSTPLPAVEKAAAAPDAVNDIKPGTQPAAQTGNANGKNKKPDFDKGDESDSKHKKKKGLNKLNPF from the coding sequence ATGACAAAGCGTTCTTTCTTTCCAACTCTTAAGGCCGGCACGCTGGCCGGAGTCGCAATCGCCAGCCTGATCTTCGGTTCGCTCGCAGCCCAGGCGCAGGTAACCGGCTCGTCCCAGACGACCACCGACGCCAACGGTCAGCAGCATGAGAGCGTCACCCTCTCCGCAACTCCCCCAGACAAGAAGGGTAAAGTCGTCCAGTCCAAGGACACAAAAAAAGAGTTCCGCAAAGAGAAGGCCATGAAGCCGGCCGAAAAGCCCGACGCCAAGCTTCCCGACAAAGTGCTCTACGATAAGGCCGTGGACGCCACCAAGCGCGGCCACTTCGACGTCGCCCGCCTCGATCTGCAGACCCTGCTCAACACCTATCCTGACTCCCAGTATCAGATGAAGGCCAAGCTTGCCATCGGCGACAGCTGGTACAAGGAAGGCGGCACCGCAGCTCTCACCCAAGCTGAGCAGGAGTACAAGGACTTCATCACCTTCTTCCCCAACGCCCCCGAGGCCGCCGAAGCCCAGATGCGCGTAGGCGACATCTACTTCCGCCAGATGGACAAGCCCGACCGCGACTACGCCAAGGCTACTCACGCCGAAGAAGAGTACCGCCTCATGCTGCAGCAGTTCCCCGAGTCGACCCTGGTGCCCCAGGCCAAGCAGAGACTGCGCGAGGTGCAGGAGGTCATGGCCACTCGCGAGGCCAACATCGCAGCCTTCTACGGCACGCACAACAACTACCCCGCGACCATCGCCCGATACCAGACCGTCGTCGACACCTATCCGCAGTACAGCCACATGGACGATGTTCTGGTCGGCCTCGGCGACGCCTATGAAGCAGAGGCCCGCTTCGTCCGCTCCATGAAGCTGCCCGAAGCAGGCAAGGCGCGCCTCGAAAAGATCTACGACGACCAGGCCATCTCTGCTTACAGCAGGGTTGTGCTCGAGCACTCGGCCTCGCCCCACGTCGAAGACGCCCGCGACCGCCTCGACGCCATGAACGTCAAAATTCCGCAACCCACGCCCGAGCAAGTTGCCGCCAGCGTCGCACTTGAAAACAGCCGCCGCCAGTATCGCTTGCAGGATCGTGCCCGCCTGCTCGTCCTCCACCAGCCGGACGTCGTCATGGCCGCGCGTGATGGAGAGCCGACCCTCGCCGACCCAACCCCCACCATCGCGCCTCACGTCGTAAACCAGATCAAGACGGACTTCAACGAATCGCTAAACCCCAACGCGCCGGCCACGGGGGGTGCTCTCACCGCGAAGCCCGCGACGACAACTGATGCTGCACCCGCCACAGCACCAGCCGGTCCTGCAGCCCCCGCCGCGCCTCTGACTCTCTCGGACGTTCCTGCCGCCGACGCCGGTGCCGCCAGCGGAGCATCCTCGACCACCAGCATCTCCGGCGCCACACCAACTCCGCCCGCCTCCTCCGGCAACGTTATCAACGGAGTCGAGATTCTCAACTCCGGCGCCTCCGGAACTACCGTTCCAGCCGATGGCGGCCTGAAGGCGGTTGGACCAACCAACTCCACGCCTCTCCCCGCGGTTGAAAAGGCTGCGGCTGCGCCCGATGCAGTGAACGACATCAAGCCCGGAACCCAGCCCGCCGCACAGACCGGCAACGCCAACGGAAAGAACAAGAAGCCTGACTTCGACAAGGGCGACGAGTCCGACAGCAAGCACAAGAAGAAGAAGGGCTTGAACAAGCTGAACCCCTTCTAA
- the rpe gene encoding ribulose-phosphate 3-epimerase, which translates to MIELAASILAADFAHLADEVALVEQGGATILHVDVMDGHFVPNITFGPPVVKALRPITRLPLDCHMMVEDPDNFIADFAEAGADMMSVHQEVCRHLHRTLQQIIHHGMLPAVVINPATPVDTLVEVLPMLHHVLVMSVNPGFGGQKFLPLALDKIAHLAELREEMGLNFRIEVDGGVAHDTVAQVVEAGADMLVAGSAIFSPGKTVQNAVEFLKIARAAAPAQVV; encoded by the coding sequence GTGATTGAACTGGCAGCATCCATCCTCGCCGCAGACTTCGCCCACCTCGCCGATGAAGTCGCCCTCGTGGAGCAGGGCGGAGCCACCATCCTCCATGTCGACGTCATGGACGGCCACTTCGTCCCCAACATCACCTTCGGCCCGCCTGTCGTCAAAGCGCTCCGCCCCATCACCAGGCTCCCCCTCGACTGCCACATGATGGTCGAAGATCCCGACAACTTCATCGCCGACTTCGCCGAAGCAGGAGCGGATATGATGAGCGTCCACCAGGAGGTCTGCCGCCATCTCCACCGCACCCTCCAGCAGATCATCCATCACGGCATGTTGCCGGCCGTCGTCATTAACCCCGCAACTCCAGTCGACACACTGGTCGAAGTCCTTCCGATGCTGCACCATGTGCTGGTAATGAGCGTGAACCCCGGCTTCGGCGGACAGAAGTTCCTGCCGCTCGCGCTCGACAAGATCGCCCACCTCGCAGAGCTGCGCGAGGAGATGGGCCTCAACTTTCGTATCGAAGTAGACGGCGGCGTCGCTCACGATACCGTCGCCCAGGTCGTCGAAGCAGGAGCCGACATGCTCGTCGCCGGCTCAGCCATCTTCAGCCCCGGCAAGACCGTGCAGAACGCCGTGGAATTTCTCAAAATCGCCCGGGCCGCAGCCCCGGCACAAGTCGTGTAG
- a CDS encoding linear amide C-N hydrolase, with translation MTYFSLAIGMRRFIVTPAESFCVLEVPMLRMARWLCSFVLLLTVALSPETDLRAWACTRAVYLGPDGEVITSRSMDWQVDIGTDLYILPHGMERNGEVGAESLKWRSKYGSVVATGYDVSTTDGMNEKGMVTNLLWLVESEYPKPVAGKPGMAISLWAQWVLDNFSTVAEAVDALEQEPFTLVTANVPGERRLATVHLSMSDATGDSAIVEYIDGKQTIHHDRKYQVMTNSPAFEQQLALDTYWKGIGGTVMLPGTNRAADRFARASFYINAIPQGESADITVASVFSVIRNVSVPYGLTTPDQPNISSTRWRTVADQKRMIYFFESAVTPNTFWVNFKDIDFSAETGKVKKLDLGKNQSHVYAGNAVKDFVVSKPFKFLGLP, from the coding sequence ATGACGTATTTTTCGTTGGCGATTGGCATGCGGAGGTTTATTGTGACTCCCGCCGAATCATTTTGCGTACTGGAGGTTCCTATGTTGAGGATGGCTCGTTGGCTGTGCTCTTTCGTTCTTCTCCTGACCGTCGCTCTTTCCCCTGAGACAGACTTGCGTGCTTGGGCGTGTACGCGGGCTGTCTACCTGGGACCGGACGGCGAGGTGATTACCTCTCGCTCAATGGATTGGCAGGTAGATATAGGCACGGATCTTTATATCCTCCCCCATGGGATGGAGCGGAACGGGGAGGTGGGAGCGGAGTCGCTGAAGTGGAGGTCGAAGTACGGAAGCGTGGTGGCTACGGGATATGACGTCTCGACGACCGATGGGATGAATGAGAAGGGGATGGTGACGAATCTGCTGTGGCTGGTGGAGTCGGAGTATCCGAAGCCGGTTGCAGGGAAGCCAGGGATGGCGATCTCTTTGTGGGCGCAGTGGGTGCTGGATAACTTCTCTACGGTGGCAGAGGCGGTGGACGCTCTGGAGCAGGAGCCGTTTACGCTGGTCACTGCGAATGTGCCGGGAGAGAGGAGGCTCGCAACCGTGCACCTATCGATGTCGGACGCGACAGGCGATAGCGCGATTGTGGAGTACATCGATGGGAAGCAGACGATTCACCATGACCGCAAGTATCAGGTGATGACGAACTCACCCGCATTCGAACAGCAGTTGGCGCTGGATACCTACTGGAAGGGTATTGGTGGAACGGTGATGCTACCGGGGACTAATCGTGCGGCGGACAGGTTTGCGCGAGCTTCTTTCTACATCAATGCAATTCCACAGGGAGAGAGTGCGGATATTACGGTTGCCAGCGTCTTCAGCGTGATCCGCAATGTCTCGGTGCCTTATGGTCTTACGACACCGGATCAACCGAATATCTCGTCGACGCGATGGAGAACGGTGGCCGATCAGAAGAGGATGATTTACTTCTTCGAGTCCGCGGTGACACCAAATACCTTCTGGGTGAACTTCAAGGATATCGATTTCTCCGCTGAGACCGGGAAGGTGAAGAAGCTCGACCTGGGAAAGAACCAGAGCCATGTCTATGCGGGGAATGCTGTGAAGGATTTTGTGGTCAGCAAGCCGTTCAAGTTTCTTGGACTCCCATGA